The Euphorbia lathyris chromosome 2, ddEupLath1.1, whole genome shotgun sequence genome includes a window with the following:
- the LOC136219261 gene encoding probable leucine-rich repeat receptor-like protein kinase At1g35710 produces the protein MSLVLLLFLFIVIINPTTALALALALASKTLHDLQRQALFQTGWWCSYINSTSDHCQWYGITCDADGSVTHIHLFRLYNCDSLGLNIANLNLSSLIPSLILLDLGDSSLGGSIPSEIGMLSNLKYLRLNHSRLTGELPFEIGKLTQLLELDVSYNQLTGSIPPALGNLTHLQSLVLTSNYFTHQLPSSIGNLINLEILYLNDNQINGFIPSQIGNLNSLRDLDISFNNLTDPIPFSIGNLTNLESLYLEYNHITGFIPSQIGKLNCLRYLFMSHNNLTGSIPSAISNLTSLEGLYLDNNHITGSIPSSIANLRQLYYLDISNNNVSGQIPSSLSCLADQYGTYVNLLDNHLEHFPKCLSSNQPSKCHQHNCFSSNKILYIKLCIPIAMFIALFILGFIFLYLRNHKANNSIQDEATMSRKEGDLFSIWNFDGNIAFKDIIEATQDFDIKYCIGTGGYGSVYRAQLPTSKVVALKKLHRLEAEDPIFDRSFNNEIKMLTQTRHRNIVKLYGFCLHKRCMFLIYEYMERGSLFYVLRKDDEAAELEWNTRVEIVKAIAHALAYMHHDCNPPIVHRDLSTNNILLNSEMKGFVSDFGTARLLHPDSSNQTLIAGTYGYIAPELAYTMAVTEKCDVYSFGVVALEILMGKHPLDLVSSSSMTNVMLSEVLDERLPPPRSKSDIQDITFVVLIGLACLNDKPKSRPTMKWVSQQFLSGRRSIPCKPPHEISLMEMKNYSKHLIVEVSSQQDIEMSTFSSN, from the exons atgtCACTTGTTCTTTTATTGTTTCTTTTTATTGTGATTATTAACCCAACAACTgcattagcattagcattagcattagcatCAAAAACCCTTCATGATTTACAACGACAGGCTCTGTTCCAAACAGGATGGTGGTGTTCTTATATCAACTCTACTTCAGACCACTGCCAATGGTATGGAATTACCTGCGATGCTGATGGCAGCGTCACCCATATCCATCTATTTAGGTTGTATAACTGCGACTCATTAGGATTGAACATTGCAAACCTCAACTTGTCTTCCTTAATTCCATCCCTCATCCTGCTAGATCTCGGTGATAGTAGTCTTGGTGGGAGCATCCCATCTGAAATAGGTATGCTTTCAAACCTCAAATACCTACGCTTAAATCATAGTCGTCTAACTGGGGAATTACCCTTTGAAATTGGCAAACTTACTCAACTTTTGGAGCTTGATGTTTCATATAATCAACTAACTGGTTCCATCCCTCCAGCTTTAGGGAATCTAACTCATCTTCAATCTTTGGTTCTTACTTCCAACTACTTCACTCATCAATTACCTTCTTCAATTGGTAATTTGATCAATTTAGAAATTCTTTACCTTAATGATAACCAAATCAACGGTTTTATCCCTTCCCAAATTGGAAATTTGAACAGTCTTCGTGATTTAGATATCTCCTTTAATAATCTCACCGATCCAATCCCTTTTTCAATTGGTAATTTGACAAATTTGGAAAGCCTTTACCTTGAGTATAACCACATCACTGGTTTTATCCCTTCTCAAATTGGAAAATTAAACTGTCTCCGTTATTTATTTATGTCTCATAATAATCTCACCGGTTCAATACCTTCTGCAATTAGTAATTTGACATCTTTGGAAGGTCTTTACCTTGATAATAACCACATCACTGGTTCTATACCTTCTTCCATTGCAAATTTAAGACAATTATATTACTTAGATATCAGCAACAATAACGTGTCAGGCCAAATTCCAAGTTCACTTTCTTGCTTAGCCGACCAATATGGGACATATGTGAATCTTCTAGATAATCATTTAGAGCATTTTCCAAAATGTTTAAGCTCTAACCAGCCCTCAAAATGCCATCAACACAATTGTTTTTCATCTAATAAGATTTTGTACATCAAACTATGTATTCCCATCGCCATGTTCATTGCCTTGTTTATTCTTGGATTTATATTCCTTTATCTACGAAACCACAAAGCCAACAACAGTATCCAAGATGAGGCAACCATGTCAAGAAAGGAGGGGGACTTGTTCTCCATATGGAACTTTGATGGAAACATAGCTTTTAAAGACATCATTGAAGCTACTCAAGACTTTGACATCAAATATTGCATTGGCACTGGTGGCTATGGTAGTGTGTACAGAGCTCAACTTCCTACCAGCAAAGTTGTTGCCTTGAAGAAACTCCATCGATTGGAAGCTGAGGACCCAATTTTCGACAGATCTTTCAACAATGAGATCAAGATGCTAACACAAACACGGCATAGGAACATTGTCAAGCTTTATGGATTCTGTTTGCACAAACGATGCATGTTTTTGATATACGAGTACATGGAAAGAGGTAGCTTATTTTATGTATTGAGGAAGGATGATGAAGCTGCAGAATTGGAATGGAATACAAGAGTTGAGATTGTGAAAGCAATAGCACATGCTTTAGCATATATGCATCACGATTGTAACCCACCCATTGTTCATCGAGACTTGTCAACCAATAACATCCTATTGAACTCTGAAATGAAGGGCTTTGTATCTGATTTTGGGACAGCTAGGCTACTTCACCCTGATTCTTCCAATCAAACTCTTATTGCCGGTACCTACGGTTACATTGCTCCAG AGCTCGCCTACACCATGGCAGTGACAGAAAAGTGCGATGTGTATAGTTTCGGAGTTGTAGCATTGGAAATATTAATGGGAAAACATCCACTAGATCTGGTTTCATCATCTTCTATGACCAATGTTATGCTAAGTGAAGTACTTGATGAACGTCTACCGCCTCCAAGAAGTAAAAGTGACATTCAAGATATAACATTTGTTGTTTTAATTGGATTGGCATGCTTGAATGATAAGCCCAAGTCTAGGCCTACAATGAAATGGGTGTCTCAGCAATTTCTATCAGGTAGAAGATCAATACCTTGCAAGCCTCCTCATGAAATTTCACTCATGGAGATGAAGAATTACAGCAAGCATTTAATAGTTGAAGTTTCAAGCCAACAAGATATCGAAATGTCCACATTTTCATCAAATTAA